Proteins co-encoded in one Arachis stenosperma cultivar V10309 chromosome 7, arast.V10309.gnm1.PFL2, whole genome shotgun sequence genomic window:
- the LOC130941670 gene encoding zinc finger CCCH domain-containing protein 3-like isoform X3: MPENRQVLRNAASNQPGDNIEEAIRRLKINDNRDRDTAGQTSPYPDRPGEPDCLYFLRTGMCGYGTNCRYNHPANVSLGTHYGEELPERNGQPDCEYFLKTGTCKYGSSCKYHHPRDRRGAAPVSFNALGLPMRQEEKSCPYYMRTGSCKFGVACKFHHPPHATFGASGVAASPTSMIPASGYVGGYPYSLPRMPYLSGQGLQSYVPPFFSSPQGIIPGQGWNSYMVVSLNLPDRPDQPECRYYMNTGTCKYGSDCKFHHPRERIAQSFINPLGLPVRPGQAICSYYRIYGICKYGPTCKFDHPVLAISQNYRLATPTALSALDTPLDGNRRGTFQPPETSPSKLSSDEHQHSDNNINNSQAAEDSSKQADHTTSNSFEVASESSLHDQDA; the protein is encoded by the exons ATGCCAGAAAACAGGCAGGTTCTGAGGAATGCTGCTTCTAATCAACCCGGTGACAACATTGAAG AAGCAATTCGGCGATTGAAAATCAATGACAATCGAGATAGAGATACTGCGGGTCAAACTAGCCCGTATCCGGATCGTCCTGGTGAACCTGATTGCTTATATTTTCTGAGGACTGGAATGTGTGGTTATGGGACTAACTGTCGCTACAATCACCCCGCTAATGTTTCACTG GGTACTCATTATGGTGAAGAGCTCCCTGAGAGAAACGGGCAACCTGATTGTGAG TATTTTCTTAAGACAGGGACATGTAAGTATGGATCATCGTGTAAATATCATCATCCACGGGACAGGCGAGGTGCTGCTCCTGTATCATTCAATGCTTTAGGCCTTCCAATGCGTCAG GAAGAAAAATCATGTCCCTATTACATGAGAACTGGGTCTTGTAAGTTTGGAGTAGCTTGCAAGTTTCATCATCCGCCGCATGCTACTTTTGGAGCTTCTGGAGTGGCTGCATCTcctacctcaatgatccccgcATCTGGATATGTTGGTGGATATCCGTATTCCTTACCGAGAATGCCATATTTATCTGGACAGGGCCTTCAGTCTTATGTGcctcctttcttttcttctccacAAGGAATTATACCCGGACAGGGTTGGAACAGCTACATG GTAGTAAGTCTTAATCTCCCAGATAGGCCTGATCAGCCAGAATGCAGATACTATATGAACACAGGGACTTGCAAGTATGGATCTGATTGTAAGTTCCACCACCCAAGAGAAAGAATCGCCCAGTCATTCATAAATCCACTCGGCCTTCCTGTGCGACCT GGGCAAGCTATATGTTCTTATTATAGAATTTATGGAATATGCAAGTATGGCCCAACATGCAAATTTGATCATCCAGTTTTGGCAATCTCACAGAACTATCGCTTGGCCACACCTACTGCTTTATCTGCACTGGACACCCCTCTCGACGGCAATCGAAGAGGGACTTTCCAACCACCCGAGACATCACCATCTAAATTATCGAGTGATGAGCATCAGCATTCggataataatatcaataattcaCAGGCCGCTGAAGATTCATCCAAACAAGCTGATCATACTACCTCAAATTCCTTTGAAGTGGCCTCGGAATCCTCCTTACATGACCAAGATGCTTga
- the LOC130941670 gene encoding zinc finger CCCH domain-containing protein 3-like isoform X1 — MPENRQVLRNAASNQPGDNIEEAIRRLKINDNRDRDTAGQTSPYPDRPGEPDCLYFLRTGMCGYGTNCRYNHPANVSLGTHYGEELPERNGQPDCEYFLKTGTCKYGSSCKYHHPRDRRGAAPVSFNALGLPMRQEEKSCPYYMRTGSCKFGVACKFHHPPHATFGASGVAASPTSMIPASGYVGGYPYSLPRMPYLSGQGLQSYVPPFFSSPQGIIPGQGWNSYMGSMNPAMSTGFLGSNIVYDSVNPGESLSGGQVVSLNLPDRPDQPECRYYMNTGTCKYGSDCKFHHPRERIAQSFINPLGLPVRPGQAICSYYRIYGICKYGPTCKFDHPVLAISQNYRLATPTALSALDTPLDGNRRGTFQPPETSPSKLSSDEHQHSDNNINNSQAAEDSSKQADHTTSNSFEVASESSLHDQDA, encoded by the exons ATGCCAGAAAACAGGCAGGTTCTGAGGAATGCTGCTTCTAATCAACCCGGTGACAACATTGAAG AAGCAATTCGGCGATTGAAAATCAATGACAATCGAGATAGAGATACTGCGGGTCAAACTAGCCCGTATCCGGATCGTCCTGGTGAACCTGATTGCTTATATTTTCTGAGGACTGGAATGTGTGGTTATGGGACTAACTGTCGCTACAATCACCCCGCTAATGTTTCACTG GGTACTCATTATGGTGAAGAGCTCCCTGAGAGAAACGGGCAACCTGATTGTGAG TATTTTCTTAAGACAGGGACATGTAAGTATGGATCATCGTGTAAATATCATCATCCACGGGACAGGCGAGGTGCTGCTCCTGTATCATTCAATGCTTTAGGCCTTCCAATGCGTCAG GAAGAAAAATCATGTCCCTATTACATGAGAACTGGGTCTTGTAAGTTTGGAGTAGCTTGCAAGTTTCATCATCCGCCGCATGCTACTTTTGGAGCTTCTGGAGTGGCTGCATCTcctacctcaatgatccccgcATCTGGATATGTTGGTGGATATCCGTATTCCTTACCGAGAATGCCATATTTATCTGGACAGGGCCTTCAGTCTTATGTGcctcctttcttttcttctccacAAGGAATTATACCCGGACAGGGTTGGAACAGCTACATG GGAAGTATGAACCCTGCAATGTCTACTGGTTTTCTTGGATCTAATATTGTTTACGACTCTGTGAATCCGGGTGAGTCACTTTCTGGTGGGCAGGTAGTAAGTCTTAATCTCCCAGATAGGCCTGATCAGCCAGAATGCAGATACTATATGAACACAGGGACTTGCAAGTATGGATCTGATTGTAAGTTCCACCACCCAAGAGAAAGAATCGCCCAGTCATTCATAAATCCACTCGGCCTTCCTGTGCGACCT GGGCAAGCTATATGTTCTTATTATAGAATTTATGGAATATGCAAGTATGGCCCAACATGCAAATTTGATCATCCAGTTTTGGCAATCTCACAGAACTATCGCTTGGCCACACCTACTGCTTTATCTGCACTGGACACCCCTCTCGACGGCAATCGAAGAGGGACTTTCCAACCACCCGAGACATCACCATCTAAATTATCGAGTGATGAGCATCAGCATTCggataataatatcaataattcaCAGGCCGCTGAAGATTCATCCAAACAAGCTGATCATACTACCTCAAATTCCTTTGAAGTGGCCTCGGAATCCTCCTTACATGACCAAGATGCTTga
- the LOC130941670 gene encoding zinc finger CCCH domain-containing protein 3-like isoform X2 → MPENRQVLRNAASNQPGDNIEEAIRRLKINDNRDRDTAGQTSPYPDRPGEPDCLYFLRTGMCGYGTNCRYNHPANVSLGTHYGEELPERNGQPDCEYFLKTGTCKYGSSCKYHHPRDRRGAAPVSFNALGLPMRQEEKSCPYYMRTGSCKFGVACKFHHPPHATFGASGVAASPTSMIPASGYVGGYPYSLPRMPYLSGQGLQSYVPPFFSSPQGIIPGQGWNSYMGSMNPAMSTGFLGSNIVYDSVNPGESLSGGQVVSLNLPDRPDQPECRYYMNTGTCKYGSDCKFHHPRERIAQSFINPLGLPVRPNYRLATPTALSALDTPLDGNRRGTFQPPETSPSKLSSDEHQHSDNNINNSQAAEDSSKQADHTTSNSFEVASESSLHDQDA, encoded by the exons ATGCCAGAAAACAGGCAGGTTCTGAGGAATGCTGCTTCTAATCAACCCGGTGACAACATTGAAG AAGCAATTCGGCGATTGAAAATCAATGACAATCGAGATAGAGATACTGCGGGTCAAACTAGCCCGTATCCGGATCGTCCTGGTGAACCTGATTGCTTATATTTTCTGAGGACTGGAATGTGTGGTTATGGGACTAACTGTCGCTACAATCACCCCGCTAATGTTTCACTG GGTACTCATTATGGTGAAGAGCTCCCTGAGAGAAACGGGCAACCTGATTGTGAG TATTTTCTTAAGACAGGGACATGTAAGTATGGATCATCGTGTAAATATCATCATCCACGGGACAGGCGAGGTGCTGCTCCTGTATCATTCAATGCTTTAGGCCTTCCAATGCGTCAG GAAGAAAAATCATGTCCCTATTACATGAGAACTGGGTCTTGTAAGTTTGGAGTAGCTTGCAAGTTTCATCATCCGCCGCATGCTACTTTTGGAGCTTCTGGAGTGGCTGCATCTcctacctcaatgatccccgcATCTGGATATGTTGGTGGATATCCGTATTCCTTACCGAGAATGCCATATTTATCTGGACAGGGCCTTCAGTCTTATGTGcctcctttcttttcttctccacAAGGAATTATACCCGGACAGGGTTGGAACAGCTACATG GGAAGTATGAACCCTGCAATGTCTACTGGTTTTCTTGGATCTAATATTGTTTACGACTCTGTGAATCCGGGTGAGTCACTTTCTGGTGGGCAGGTAGTAAGTCTTAATCTCCCAGATAGGCCTGATCAGCCAGAATGCAGATACTATATGAACACAGGGACTTGCAAGTATGGATCTGATTGTAAGTTCCACCACCCAAGAGAAAGAATCGCCCAGTCATTCATAAATCCACTCGGCCTTCCTGTGCGACCT AACTATCGCTTGGCCACACCTACTGCTTTATCTGCACTGGACACCCCTCTCGACGGCAATCGAAGAGGGACTTTCCAACCACCCGAGACATCACCATCTAAATTATCGAGTGATGAGCATCAGCATTCggataataatatcaataattcaCAGGCCGCTGAAGATTCATCCAAACAAGCTGATCATACTACCTCAAATTCCTTTGAAGTGGCCTCGGAATCCTCCTTACATGACCAAGATGCTTga